DNA sequence from the Huiozyma naganishii CBS 8797 chromosome 10, complete genome genome:
CATTGGGGACGTCTCTCCTTGTGAAGTGGTTGAACGGGTCTGGCGCCCTGTAGCCCTTACCACGAGGCAGAGgcactttgaaagtccTTGTCGTGTAGTTCGAGAGGACGTGTAGCGTATTCCCCTTGGCTCTGACAAAGGTTGCGAATTCCGTGCAGAGTACCTGTTGGACACCCGCGGGCAATTGTACTACCACTGGCCGCTGTTCAATGTGGCCAGGGTGCCCAGCGTAGTGTGTGTCCGTGTGCGCGTGTTCCGCTGAGGACGCGGAAGTGCCCATCTGACCTACGTTAAGCCCCCAAAGGTAGCACTGTCCGTCTTGCGAGATAGCCGCAGAGTGGATCCTTGAGCAACTGACGGAGGTGATTCGGGGTCCACTTGTGGTGGGAAATCCTGGGAATCGTATACGACGCGGGACTGCACAGCATGCATTCTCGTCGTAGTTTGCAGTGGAGGAGTGACCCAACTGTGCGAAGCTGTTCCACCCCCATGAGAGAACCGCACCGTCCTCACAGAGGACTACCGTATGGTGTTCGCTTGAGGCAAGTTGTAGCACAAGGGAGGGCATCTTTGCCACGCGGGTAAATCCGAGCTGTGGGCtgccgttgctgttgttccCCCGGCTGGCAAGTCTCCCCCTGGAGCTGTTCCCCGCGGTGTAAAGGGTCCCATCATTCAGGACCAATGTCGAGTAGTACTTGGTCACCTTAGCGGCGACGATTCTCTTGTCAAGGGAGGGGAATGCCCCCGGAGCCGGACCCCTCTCTGCCGGCAGTTGGTCCACATGCAACTGGTAGAAGTTCTGCCTGTCGTCCTTGTGTCCTGTACCCAGCTGGTAGTTCGTGTTGGACCCGAGGGTGAGTACGTGCGATGCATCTGTGGGGGTACTGTCCACGGTGGTCCACTCAATCTGTATACGGCGGCGCGGGCCCCATTTGTAGGAGAGTCCGCGTGGGTGTCTCGCCGCGGACAGCCACTTGCAACGGTACAACTCCAGTGGAGTGAGTCCCTCTCTGTCCCTTGCGTTGGATATGTGCCCACGACGGCCCCCTGGGGTCTCTGCCCACTCTTGAGCCCACCGTGAGTATACCCGCTCTGCGATGTGCAAGTGTCCTCGGTCTAGCAACAAGTGTAGCGGCGTGTACCCGCTCTCGCACTCCTGCGCGTGCGGATCGGGCAACCCTGGCCCACCGACCACGCTGACGAGACACGACCAGTCCCTCTTGTACACGTCCATGGTCTCCAGCAACCCAAGCAGCTCAGTCGATGCAGTGCTTGGTAGTTGTGAAACGGTGTCTTAATACTAACGAGATGAGATACTTAGATATAACAGTTGCACGTACCCACGGATTCGAGGGTACTTCAGAACAGCATCCAGATGGACCCACCTGCGAGGGTCCCCAGGATGACCGTGGTGACAATCGCTGCGCCCGCTTTGTCCTTCCCTCTGATGTTGAGACTGTTTGCGAAGACGTTAGTGGCCGTCGAGTTGAGTCCGGCGGATGCGTCCCCGACGGAGGACCCACCGGCTGCAGCGGTGTAGGGTGCCGGTCTGTCGTGTACGAGCAGGTAGTTCATGACTTCGAGTGCGCTCATCTGTTCCCCCAAACCGTACATGCCGTCCCAACCTGAATGCTGCCAATTGAGTCCACAAGTGTGACCGTCTGTACCTCCAGAGCAGGACTGTGCCGCCGCCTGGGCAGAGGATTGCATCAGTGGGTCGATTGTCGATGCAGTAGAGGGCACTAGTACAGCCGTGAAGGAGAGCATCCGGGAGAAGATCGCCTTGAAAGTCCGCTGATCGTTGTTACACTTGCCCGTATCCTGGCAAGCGGACTCGAACATGATGCTGTCCCTGAAGAAGTAGGTCGTTGCACCCTTCAGGATACGGTTGACACGGTCCTCCCACACGGAGGACCCGTTTGTTGCGTTGTACATGAACGCAGTACCCCCCAGGACGACCCCATGGTTGTAGGACCATTCGAAAGTAGTGATTGTAGTACAGTTATCCTCTATGTTGGCGCCGTCGAATACGTTTGCGGTGTCCCCGAGGACGACATACCCCACGCTGACCATCCAGTCGAACACTTGGTCCGCGACGTCTAAGTAAGTAGAGTTACCAGTGTACCTTCCAAGTCTTGCCGCAAGGTTGAACAGACAAGCGTTGGAGAtggtgttcttgtagttgtaCCCTGAGTTCCACGTGAAGATCTGCCAGCGTAGTCCACCGCCGCAGTGTTGAGTGTCCCAACGGGCCCACATCGTGTTGAACACTGCCTGTGACATGGCGAGCCACCCTGGAACTCCATCTTTCGTCGGTTTCGTGAAATTCCGTTCGACGGCGTCCATGATGGTGAGCCCCCATATACCTTGGTCATCGTTCCCCTCTACCATGGTCTGGTTCTCAGGGATGTAGTCGTAGTTGTTCCCCGTTTGAGCGATGAAGGCGTCCATGAGGAGTGTCTCGTACGTCGAGTTCTGGCAGAGGAACCAGTTCTCGATCATCCCGCCAAAGGCCTCGCCCGCGTGCCACCAGTAGTAAGGTGGCTGGAACATGCCCACGGTCCCACCGTACCTGGTTCCGCTGTAGTAGTCGAGGAGACCGTCTGTGACGAGGGCGGTTGCGGAACAGACTGGGTCGAGGGAGAGGGCGCTGGCGCCCGTGAACAACGTGAACAACGTGAGCGAAGCGAGCGTTGTGAGCGTTGTGAACGGCGCGCCAGTAGATGTGATCGATGAGAGCTTCGCTCTCATCGCTCTGAGCATCGATACAAGTGTATTCATCGTCGAGACGGGCGTCTTCTTCGCAGTCTTCCCCGTCCTCACTTCCCTAGTCCCCTCCGTCCTCTCCGTCACCGTCTCCATCGTCTCCATCGTCTCCATCGTCTCCATCCTTGCCGTCAGCATCTCCCGtgtcttcgtcgtcgtcgtcgtcttcgagTGTTTGAATTAAAGAGGCGCAGAGCGCAGTTTATATAGTGATGCCCAGGGACAGCTACTAGGCTTGTGGTTGCGCAGCGGCCCAGCTGGACACTTGCTCGGGTCTTTGAGGTCGCCGTAGTGACCGTCGGAGGCACGTTGACCGGCTGACCAAGGTGGAAAGTGATGTGATGTGACAATGTGACAGGATACCATATTGAATTGGAATACGGCATTGCAAGTGCGGTCAGGCGACGCCCAGTTGGGCCCAGTTGGGTCGCTTCGCAACCCAACTGGGCAACAGCGCTTGCGGTGAATCAGTCCCTTGCGTTCAAACAGTACTTCTCTGGGGGCAACCGAACCCCCCATGAGCCCATCACCTGGGGCaaattcttcttgttcctctcCTGTGCCAGTTGCAACGCCAGTTCCTTCGGTGCCGTTGGCTTGAACTGGTACTGCGTGCGGGACGCAATGGCCAACCGGACGTCCTCCAGCGAGGGTCCCTCGTTTGTAGCCGTGGCAGACGTTGTGCCCGAGGCAGCGGCCGGTCCACCACCACTGGTGGCACCCGCGGCACCCGTACCAGTGCCCTGCGCCCCGCCGTAGTCCCTGTAGGCCATGGCGTCTCTGAGCACTCCACGGGTATACCTGTGTGCAAAGTCCATCAGTTGCAAGGGCACCCTCTCGTCGTACCGGTGTATAGCCTGCGACGCAAGCAACAGGTGCAGAAGCCGCACGTCTCTGGGTAGTTCCTCCTGCGGCGTGTCCCCGACCATCCTTGTCGTCCTGGTCCTCTACTCgttgtatatataaagaaaGTTGTTATTCAGTGGCAAATATCGACGTCTTGACCACCACTACAGGACGAACAAGAAGCACAGAAGACGCTGAGGATGTCTGATTGGGATACGAACACTGTGATTGGGAGCAGGGCGCGCGGCGGCGGTGCCGGTGGTGGTCCAAGACAGACCGTTGCGAGGACCGCAGGAGCGATCAACGCTGCGAGAAGACAAGGGCTTGTCGTGTCCGtggacaagaagtacgGGACGACGAACGCCAAGGGGGACAACGAGGGCCAGCGGTTGACGAAAGTGGACCGGGAGACGGACATCGTGAAGCCGAAGCGTGTGGAGGCCTCCGTCGGGAAGGCCATCGCGCAGGCCCGTGCTGCGAAACAGCTCTCGCAGAAGGAGCTCGCCACGAAGATCAACGAGAAACCCACTGTGATCAACGACTACGAGGCCGCGAGGGCGATCCCCAACCAGCAGGTGCTGGGCAAATTGGAGAGAGCGCTGGGCGTGAAGCTTAGAGGCAAGAACGTCGGTGAACcgctgttcaagaagaaatgaaCGCAGGGGACTCCCAGCACTACAAGCCACCACCGTATCTACTGCAAGCACCACTAGAAGCAGCCACTGCGCTGCACGTATGTAACGCACTCGTTGTGTAGACTTTAActgaaaacttttcacttGAACCACGACCGCTgccactactactactactactactactagAACCAAGTAGTAGTACCACCACGATGAAGTACTCTATTGCTGGGCAGGCGTTGAAGTTGTCCTCCGCTGAGGACATGCGGCCGCACGTCGAGGCGCTTCTTGCGCTGGAGACCTGTACAGTGTTGGACATGTCCGGGAACACTCTTGGTGTCGAGGCGTCCCGTGTGCTCGCCGAGGCGATAGAGAACCCGAGGGTGCGGGACCACTTGTTGGAGGCCAACCTCGCTGACTTGTACACGTCGCGGCTCGTTGACGAAGTTGTCGAGTCCCTAGGGTGTCTCGTCGGGGCACTGCTCAAGTGTGAGAAGTTGCACACGGTGGATCTCTCAGATAACGCGCTTGGGTTGCGTACGATTGACCACTTAGAGAGGTTTATCGGTGGGGCCAAACCCTTGAGACACCTGTACTTGAGTAACAACGGGATGGGACCCTTTGCTGGGGAGAGGATCGGTAAAGCCCTGCATAAGCTGGCTAAAGTCCAAGCACCAGAGGACAAGGCATCTGGGCTGCTCCAGACGTTTGTGTGCGGACGTAACAGGCTCGAGAACGGTGCGATGCCCGGGATCGCTCTCGGTCTTCGTGCTCACGGCGCGGAACTCCAATGCGTCCGGCTGTTCCAGAACGGGATCCGTCCTCGTGGGATCGCCCAATTGCTCGACCATGGGCTCTGCCACGTCCCCACACTTCGCACCCTTGACCTCCAGGACAACACTTGCACTCTTCGTGGGTCCCAAGCTTTGGCACGCACATTGCCCCGCTGGGCAACAACTTTGGAGGAACTTAACCTCAACGACTGTCTACTCAAGGGTCTAGGTGCATCGCAAGTGCTTGCAGTGCTTAAGAAGGAACGCTTCCCTCGTCTGCACACCCTCAAGCTAGAGTACAACGAGATCACTCAGCAGACTCTCGAGGAAGCACTCGTCGCGGCCATCGAGGCAGACCACTTGCCCCAATTGCACCACCTCGAGATCAACGGGAACCGGTTTGAGGAGGACTCCACGGCACTCAACACCCTCGCTGACAGGTTCGATGATTTGGAACTCGATGActtggaggaggaagatagtgatgaggaagaggacgaggacgatgaggaaaGCGATGCTGAgagtgacgacgacgccGATGCTGAAGTTGACGCCCTCGCAAAGGAACTCGCCGGCGCATCGATCTAGTGTTACAAGTTTGCTACGTACGTTCGTACAGATATATAGACAGAACGACCCTGGATTACTTGTCCCCCTCCACAACCTCTTCCGGCTTGAAGAGGTGGTCGCTGAggatcttgttcagttggaACATGGTCATCTTGCGGCCGAACACGGGCTGCATTGCTTCGTCACAGAAGATCTCACGCCGGTCAGCAGGGTTCTGTAACTCGTGCGCCTTGATGTAGTCCCATACCCCACGGACAACCTCAGTCCTGGGCAACCGTGCCGCACCGAGGAACTGCGCAAGCTTCTCACTCAATACTAACTCCCTTGCGGCAAGCCCCTTCGGTGCACCATCACCTTTCGTCTTCTTGCttgtcttcttcttgctcaccttcttcgtcacttTGCTTGGGGCAGTGGGTCTCCTCTGCACCCGCTCAGCGAACTCCTGCTTGTCCACGAGCACCATTGGGTGCTCCTGCAGGTAATTGAACCGCTCGATGATCGTGTCGTTCACTTGCTTCCGGTGCTCGCTGAGGTCCAGCCCGTACAACTCCTGCAACGCCTTCCGGATCTTCTTCGGGCTGATCTCGTCCGGGTCCGCACTGCTGATGATCGCATCAATCACTCCGACGTACCTCGCAACAGGGTCATCAGACATCGCACCACTGCCTCGGAGAGCTACTACTCTCAGAGTCCCTCCGTGAGCCGTCGCCAATGCACAgtattatataatattgTACTATATAATATGGTAGTAAGTAGTAATAGTAGTTAGTATACAGAAAGGACGCCCCCCCCTCGCCTCAGTTCTTCGCGTTCTTACGCTGTTGGCGCTCGTTCTTGCGGATGAGCTCCTTACGTTTCTGGCGGGACAGCGACCGTGGGTCGATCAACTCATCTGGCGTGCCAACGACTTTATCGTCTACTTCGACTAGCCACTGCGagtccagtttcttgttggCCCCCTCGTGCCCCCACTTGTTCACCCACTCACCGCTCTCCTCGTCGTACACTTTCCTCCCCGTCTTCACCTTCGACCGGATCCCCTTCTTTGCAGCAAACTTCTCCCACTTTGTCAACTCCTTCTTCTTAGGCAAAGCCTTCTCACGGGGGAGCTCCGTCGTCGGCTGCGGCAGCTGCAGCAGCGCAATCCCATTACCACCACCTTCCGTCGACGTCCGTATCGGCAGCGACAGCAGCTGGTTGATCAGCAACTGCACGTTGTCCCGCGTCGCACTCTGCACTGCAACTTCTCCAGCACTCACATCAACGACATTCGAGTCAAACACGGTTAAATTCCCCAGATCGTAAGTGACGGGGATCGGTTTCTCCACGGTAACGGGGAGACTCTTCTGTTCAGACATGATATTACCTTTAGCGTATAATCCTCTCGATACAGTTACCGATACAGTTACCACAGCACTGTCTCAAAAGTCCATCACAACTGGCTCTGCTCTTTGAGGGCATCGCGAgtttaaaatttttcactttcgatttttttggaaatctcaaaaaatatcaaaagaaaagccGGCGTTCGACTCTCGAGCGCGGCACGCCGGGCGCTGACGGTGACTGTGATGGGTCCCCCGCCAGGGCGGACCGCTTCCACAGGTGTCGGTGCGTGTAGAACTGCGCGACGATGTCCCCATGACCGTGTGTGTCGTGtgtgtggtggtggtcGGTCTTGGCTTTGGTGGCCCCGTCGATCAGCAGCTCGAACAACTCGAGGCGGATCGTGACGAAGTTCCTGATGATGAGATCCAGGGTGCGCCGCAGCGTCTGGAGGAACCGCGGTAGGTCCCGCGTGAGTTGCTCTTGTAATTGCTCGTAGTGTGCGCCGATGACGTCGCGCCGCACGTCGTACACgttcgtcttcttctctcGTAAGTACACGACATAGTCCCGCCTCAGTACGCGCAGATCGCGTAACCGGAGTCGAATTCGCTGGCTTAACTTCACGAGAGCCGTCAAGGGAGACACCACGGAGTTCGCCAAGTGAGTCCGTTGCAACGCAGTGATACGGACCCGCTGGGCAACGGCACGGGACAGGTACCCCTCCGCGACGGGCTCGTCCACTAGAGGCAACCACCTCCGTATGAACTGCACGTTCGTGTCCAGTAAACCGTGCATATCCCACTCGCTCAGCAGTTGCCGCAATTGCGTGAGACGCTTGAATTGACGCTCGAACTGGGAGACGTGGTCTTGGAGAGTGTACTCGTTGTCGTCCCTGGCAACCGTCCCGTTCGAATAGACGCTTGAGCTCGGAGACGGGAACCGATCCCTCGGGTCCGTGTAACTCTCGATAATCTCCATCGGGGTCAGACTGTAATTGTATCCACCGTTAGAGTTGTACTCTGCGGTCTCctcttgaacttgttcttggaaTTTGGTGTAGTGCACTTGAGCCCTCTGAATACTCGCCGCGCCGCCGATCCCGGCCAACCGCGACATACACTCGATCCACTCCTCAAGACGTTTCGAGGGTAGCACCAGGATCTCCTCCAATGGTAAGTGGCC
Encoded proteins:
- the KNAG0J00740 gene encoding uncharacterized protein (similar to Saccharomyces cerevisiae TRI1 (YMR233W) and UAF30 (YOR295W); ancestral locus Anc_8.764), which encodes MSDDPVARYVGVIDAIISSADPDEISPKKIRKALQELYGLDLSEHRKQVNDTIIERFNYLQEHPMVLVDKQEFAERVQRRPTAPSKVTKKVSKKKTSKKTKGDGAPKGLAARELVLSEKLAQFLGAARLPRTEVVRGVWDYIKAHELQNPADRREIFCDEAMQPVFGRKMTMFQLNKILSDHLFKPEEVVEGDK
- the RRS1 gene encoding ribosome biogenesis protein RRS1 (similar to Saccharomyces cerevisiae RRS1 (YOR294W); ancestral locus Anc_8.763), which translates into the protein MSEQKSLPVTVEKPIPVTYDLGNLTVFDSNVVDVSAGEVAVQSATRDNVQLLINQLLSLPIRTSTEGGGNGIALLQLPQPTTELPREKALPKKKELTKWEKFAAKKGIRSKVKTGRKVYDEESGEWVNKWGHEGANKKLDSQWLVEVDDKVVGTPDELIDPRSLSRQKRKELIRKNERQQRKNAKN
- the FUS2 gene encoding Fus2p (similar to Saccharomyces cerevisiae FUS2 (YMR232W); ancestral locus Anc_8.762) — its product is MFKTSQLANELIYPSSDKLTPIRDYENDYFHKDDKKLPSFKRVQANPGRVKRPVSLDLFGPSERHVSKKVDSPLNVDLFANVVNLNTPTVNRESSSEFIGCVKGLYEGEIRYVELMNVANSTYRHHLVADPYLTRELLKHPDEEELLLFGNIDTIASISELFVQSLRRKLLLVAGANPHGELVTAVWRQLDTAVVQEELDMGDLFEQHFHRVKTAYLNYLVTQERQLTLLSRLKSRGAAYTQWMERCQGHLPLEEILVLPSKRLEEWIECMSRLAGIGGAASIQRAQVHYTKFQEQVQEETAEYNSNGGYNYSLTPMEIIESYTDPRDRFPSPSSSVYSNGTVARDDNEYTLQDHVSQFERQFKRLTQLRQLLSEWDMHGLLDTNVQFIRRWLPLVDEPVAEGYLSRAVAQRVRITALQRTHLANSVVSPLTALVKLSQRIRLRLRDLRVLRRDYVVYLREKKTNVYDVRRDVIGAHYEQLQEQLTRDLPRFLQTLRRTLDLIIRNFVTIRLELFELLIDGATKAKTDHHHTHDTHGHGDIVAQFYTHRHLWKRSALAGDPSQSPSAPGVPRSRVERRLFF
- the RNA1 gene encoding GTPase-activating protein RNA1 (similar to Saccharomyces cerevisiae RNA1 (YMR235C); ancestral locus Anc_8.769) yields the protein MKYSIAGQALKLSSAEDMRPHVEALLALETCTVLDMSGNTLGVEASRVLAEAIENPRVRDHLLEANLADLYTSRLVDEVVESLGCLVGALLKCEKLHTVDLSDNALGLRTIDHLERFIGGAKPLRHLYLSNNGMGPFAGERIGKALHKLAKVQAPEDKASGLLQTFVCGRNRLENGAMPGIALGLRAHGAELQCVRLFQNGIRPRGIAQLLDHGLCHVPTLRTLDLQDNTCTLRGSQALARTLPRWATTLEELNLNDCLLKGLGASQVLAVLKKERFPRLHTLKLEYNEITQQTLEEALVAAIEADHLPQLHHLEINGNRFEEDSTALNTLADRFDDLELDDLEEEDSDEEEDEDDEESDAESDDDADAEVDALAKELAGASI
- the TAF9 gene encoding chromatin modification protein (similar to Saccharomyces cerevisiae TAF9 (YMR236W); ancestral locus Anc_8.771), whose translation is MVGDTPQEELPRDVRLLHLLLASQAIHRYDERVPLQLMDFAHRYTRGVLRDAMAYRDYGGAQGTGTGAAGATSGGGPAAASGTTSATATNEGPSLEDVRLAIASRTQYQFKPTAPKELALQLAQERNKKNLPQVMGSWGVRLPPEKYCLNARD
- the DFG5 gene encoding putative mannan endo-1,6-alpha-mannosidase (similar to Saccharomyces cerevisiae DFG5 (YMR238W); ancestral locus Anc_8.773) — its product is MRAKLSSITSTGAPFTTLTTLASLTLFTLFTGASALSLDPVCSATALVTDGLLDYYSGTRYGGTVGMFQPPYYWWHAGEAFGGMIENWFLCQNSTYETLLMDAFIAQTGNNYDYIPENQTMVEGNDDQGIWGLTIMDAVERNFTKPTKDGVPGWLAMSQAVFNTMWARWDTQHCGGGLRWQIFTWNSGYNYKNTISNACLFNLAARLGRYTGNSTYLDVADQVFDWMVSVGYVVLGDTANVFDGANIEDNCTTITTFEWSYNHGVVLGGTAFMYNATNGSSVWEDRVNRILKGATTYFFRDSIMFESACQDTGKCNNDQRTFKAIFSRMLSFTAVLVPSTASTIDPLMQSSAQAAAQSCSGGTDGHTCGLNWQHSGWDGMYGLGEQMSALEVMNYLLVHDRPAPYTAAAGGSSVGDASAGLNSTATNVFANSLNIRGKDKAGAAIVTTVILGTLAGGSIWMLF
- the MBF1 gene encoding multiprotein-bridging factor 1 (similar to Saccharomyces cerevisiae MBF1 (YOR298C-A); ancestral locus Anc_8.770), translated to MSDWDTNTVIGSRARGGGAGGGPRQTVARTAGAINAARRQGLVVSVDKKYGTTNAKGDNEGQRLTKVDRETDIVKPKRVEASVGKAIAQARAAKQLSQKELATKINEKPTVINDYEAARAIPNQQVLGKLERALGVKLRGKNVGEPLFKKK